A single genomic interval of Gemmatimonadaceae bacterium harbors:
- a CDS encoding redoxin domain-containing protein, which translates to MSNTIAPVPTAGQTAPDFTLASTSGQPVTLSALRGGNVLLAFFPLAFTSVCTSELCDMRDDYDQFASRDVVILPISVDSVNSLQEFKLKHAMKADLLSDFKRDVSRAYGTLIEDRFYSNRAYFLIDRSGIVRWAHVEAKPGDRRQNSEIFAEIAKLK; encoded by the coding sequence ATGTCCAACACCATCGCTCCAGTCCCGACCGCCGGCCAGACCGCCCCCGATTTCACGCTCGCCTCCACCTCCGGACAACCCGTCACCCTCTCGGCGCTCCGCGGCGGCAACGTGCTGCTGGCCTTCTTCCCGCTGGCCTTCACCAGCGTCTGCACCTCCGAGTTGTGCGACATGCGCGACGACTACGATCAGTTCGCCTCCCGGGACGTGGTCATCCTCCCGATCAGCGTCGACTCCGTGAACAGCCTCCAGGAGTTCAAGCTGAAACACGCCATGAAGGCCGATCTCCTCAGTGATTTCAAGCGCGACGTATCGCGCGCCTATGGCACTCTGATCGAGGATCGCTTCTACTCCAACCGCGCGTACTTCCTCATCGATCGGAGCGGCATCGTCCGCTGGGCTCACGTCGAAGCCAAGCCGGGCGATCGGCGCCAGAATTCGGAAATCTTCGCCGAAATCGCCAAGCTCAAGTAG
- a CDS encoding biopolymer transporter ExbD gives MAMSAGGGGSVQSTPNVTPMIDVMLVLLIIFMVVTPALLAGFNATPPVAQNIKDHPEDSNTDQVLGIDVDGNYYFNKRPIQYADIASTLKAIYTQPDRDDYILYLKADKNLPYEKVLDAMDIAAKNGVRVVAMIGDQKPGTVSTVPGDMKEPTGGKP, from the coding sequence ATGGCCATGTCAGCGGGTGGTGGGGGCAGCGTGCAGAGCACGCCCAATGTGACGCCGATGATCGACGTCATGCTGGTGCTGCTGATCATCTTCATGGTGGTCACTCCCGCGCTGCTCGCGGGATTCAACGCGACGCCCCCCGTAGCCCAGAACATCAAGGACCACCCGGAAGACTCGAATACCGATCAGGTGCTCGGCATCGACGTCGACGGCAACTACTACTTCAACAAGCGGCCCATCCAGTACGCGGACATCGCGAGCACCCTCAAGGCGATCTACACGCAGCCCGATCGCGACGACTACATCCTGTACCTCAAGGCGGACAAGAACCTGCCGTACGAGAAGGTGCTCGATGCCATGGACATCGCGGCCAAGAACGGCGTCCGCGTGGTGGCGATGATCGGCGATCAGAAGCCGGGCACCGTCTCCACGGTGCCGGGGGACATGAAGGAACCCACGGGAGGGAAGCCCTAA
- a CDS encoding response regulator transcription factor codes for MRILVIEDDPTVGQHVKRGLEEQRWAVDLVPDGEEGERRASSEAYDLIILDMRLPGKSGLEVLRSLRDSGFGRPVLVLTAQDAVDAKVTTLRAGADDYVTKPFAFEELLARVEALLRRPRAIASPILSVADLQLDLGTREVRRGARLIELTPKEFTVLEYLIRHQGRVMSRTLITEYAWGYHFDPGTNIVDVVINHLRKKIDAGRQKRLITTVRGVGYMIKA; via the coding sequence ATGCGCATCCTGGTGATCGAGGATGACCCCACGGTGGGGCAGCATGTGAAGCGCGGACTCGAGGAGCAGCGGTGGGCCGTGGATCTCGTGCCCGACGGCGAGGAAGGGGAACGTCGCGCCAGCTCCGAAGCCTACGATCTGATCATCCTCGACATGCGGCTGCCCGGCAAGAGCGGCCTCGAAGTGCTCCGGTCGCTGCGCGACTCCGGCTTCGGCCGGCCGGTGCTCGTGCTCACGGCGCAGGACGCCGTGGATGCCAAGGTCACGACGCTGCGCGCCGGCGCCGACGACTACGTGACCAAGCCGTTCGCGTTCGAGGAATTGCTCGCCCGCGTCGAAGCGTTGCTGCGCCGCCCGCGCGCCATCGCGTCGCCCATCCTCAGCGTGGCCGATCTGCAGCTCGACCTCGGCACCCGCGAAGTGCGCCGCGGCGCGCGGCTCATCGAGCTCACGCCCAAGGAATTCACCGTGCTCGAGTACCTCATCCGGCACCAGGGCCGCGTGATGAGCCGCACGCTCATCACCGAGTATGCGTGGGGCTATCACTTCGATCCCGGCACCAACATCGTCGACGTCGTCATCAACCACCTGCGCAAGAAGATCGACGCCGGGCGGCAGAAGCGGCTGATCACGACCGTGCGCGGCGTCGGCTACATGATCAAGGCCTGA
- a CDS encoding sigma-54 dependent transcriptional regulator: protein MSNDNGIRILIAEDEQKLAEILASYLAGRGHSVRVTSDGRQALEAMRAESFDVALLDIVMPELDGLEVMRQIREDPAPPEVIIITGNGTIDNAITAMKLGAYDYMTKPYRMAEIDVLVQRAWEKRQLARENQFLHQRLSRIDGAPVVETRYAPMQAVLDVIEKAAPSDAPVLITGESGTGKDLVARAIHHLSERSGSFVDLNCAMLSDQNLETELFGYERGAFAGAAERKIGFLEMATNGTLYLDEVSELESRMQGRLLRALEHGSYFRLGGMQRVEIHTRLITATNSDLDTLVGEGKFRGDLLYRINTVTIALPPLRERVVDIPLLAEHFLQRFRGQGAPTLAPDAVEMLQAYEWPGNIRELRNVIERALLLHRGPVLSAADLPITQVKLAAGLPGSRVSLSDLERRHIESVLAHTGWHQGHAADVLGISPKTLYRKIREYGLKRPRRP from the coding sequence ATGAGCAACGACAACGGCATTCGCATCCTGATCGCCGAGGACGAGCAGAAGCTCGCCGAGATCCTGGCCTCGTACCTCGCCGGGCGCGGGCACTCGGTGCGCGTCACGTCCGACGGGCGCCAGGCGCTCGAAGCCATGCGCGCCGAGTCGTTCGACGTCGCCCTGCTCGACATCGTCATGCCCGAGCTCGACGGCCTCGAGGTCATGCGCCAGATCCGCGAGGACCCCGCGCCGCCCGAGGTCATCATCATCACCGGCAACGGCACCATCGACAACGCGATCACGGCCATGAAGCTCGGCGCCTACGACTACATGACCAAGCCGTACCGGATGGCCGAGATCGACGTGCTGGTGCAGCGGGCGTGGGAGAAGCGGCAGCTCGCCCGCGAGAACCAGTTCCTGCACCAGCGCCTCTCGCGGATCGACGGCGCGCCCGTGGTCGAGACGCGCTACGCGCCCATGCAGGCGGTGCTCGATGTGATCGAGAAGGCGGCCCCCAGCGACGCCCCGGTGCTCATCACCGGCGAGTCGGGCACGGGCAAGGATCTCGTGGCGCGGGCCATCCACCACCTCTCGGAGCGATCGGGCTCGTTCGTGGACCTCAACTGCGCCATGCTGTCCGACCAGAATCTCGAGACGGAGCTGTTCGGCTACGAGCGCGGCGCGTTCGCCGGCGCCGCCGAGCGCAAGATCGGCTTCCTCGAGATGGCCACCAACGGCACGCTCTACCTGGACGAGGTGAGCGAACTCGAATCGCGCATGCAGGGGCGGTTGCTCCGCGCCCTCGAACACGGCAGCTACTTCCGGTTGGGCGGCATGCAGCGCGTGGAGATCCACACCCGCCTCATCACGGCCACCAACAGCGACCTCGATACGCTGGTGGGCGAGGGCAAGTTCCGCGGCGATCTGCTGTACCGCATCAACACCGTGACGATCGCGCTGCCGCCGCTCCGCGAGCGGGTGGTGGACATTCCCCTGCTCGCCGAGCACTTCCTGCAGCGGTTCCGCGGCCAGGGAGCCCCCACGCTCGCCCCCGACGCCGTGGAGATGCTTCAGGCCTACGAATGGCCCGGCAACATCCGCGAGCTGCGCAACGTCATCGAGCGCGCCCTGCTCCTGCACCGCGGGCCGGTGCTCTCGGCGGCCGACCTGCCCATCACCCAGGTGAAGCTGGCCGCGGGCCTGCCCGGCAGCCGCGTGTCGCTCAGCGATCTCGAGCGGCGGCACATCGAATCGGTGCTCGCCCACACCGGCTGGCACCAGGGGCACGCGGCCGACGTCCTCGGCATCTCGCCCAAGACCCTGTATCGCAAGATTCGCGAGTACGGCCTCAAGCGGCCCCGGCGGCCCTGA
- a CDS encoding MotA/TolQ/ExbB proton channel family protein, protein MDVSLLGLWHQMGNFAKGIVFVLAAMSIYSLTVMVSKWWNLRKAQKETIKFAPEFSQFLEEDNLTEAINLAESYKRSHVALVLGGALGEVKPLIQDGSVTVADINSAERAVERNMLLEITNLKRGLAVLATVGATAPFVGLLGTTMGIVNAFTGMAVSGSGGLAAIGGGIAEALITTAFGLLVAIPAVWAYTYFTTKIDNLTAEMTYVSKEMIDYLIKGVSGEFGRSRFTREFNASTSAGAPIKQ, encoded by the coding sequence ATGGATGTCTCACTGCTTGGTCTCTGGCACCAGATGGGCAATTTCGCCAAGGGCATCGTCTTCGTCCTGGCCGCCATGTCCATCTACTCGCTGACCGTCATGGTTTCGAAGTGGTGGAACCTGCGCAAGGCGCAGAAGGAAACCATCAAGTTCGCCCCCGAGTTCTCGCAGTTCCTCGAAGAGGACAATCTCACCGAAGCGATCAACCTCGCCGAGAGCTACAAGCGGTCGCACGTCGCGCTCGTGCTCGGCGGCGCGCTGGGTGAGGTCAAGCCGCTCATCCAGGACGGCTCCGTGACCGTGGCCGACATCAACTCGGCCGAACGCGCGGTGGAGCGCAACATGCTCCTCGAGATCACCAACCTCAAGCGCGGCCTCGCCGTGCTCGCCACCGTGGGCGCCACGGCGCCGTTCGTCGGACTGCTCGGCACCACGATGGGTATCGTGAACGCGTTCACGGGCATGGCCGTGTCCGGGTCCGGCGGCCTGGCCGCCATCGGCGGCGGTATCGCCGAAGCCCTGATCACCACGGCGTTCGGTCTGCTTGTCGCCATCCCGGCCGTGTGGGCGTACACCTACTTCACGACCAAGATCGACAACCTGACCGCCGAGATGACGTACGTGTCGAAGGAAATGATCGACTACCTGATCAAGGGCGTGTCGGGCGAATTCGGCCGCTCGCGGTTCACGCGTGAGTTCAATGCGTCGACCAGCGCCGGCGCTCCGATCAAGCAGTAG
- a CDS encoding biopolymer transporter ExbD — protein MSAGGGSAGLSNEINVTPMIDVLLVLLIIFMAALPSMRKAIDLQLPDPNPSVAPANAKSDQIVLEVGPNGCYAINTKIVTHDQLAQELRDIYDPRPDKIIFIKGDPKVKVQDVIDAMDISRGAGVKVIGVPPKDTPGSAGGSCKS, from the coding sequence ATGTCAGCAGGTGGCGGCTCGGCGGGTCTCAGCAACGAGATCAACGTGACGCCCATGATCGACGTGCTGCTCGTGCTGTTGATCATCTTCATGGCGGCGCTGCCGTCCATGCGGAAGGCCATCGATCTCCAGCTTCCCGATCCCAATCCGAGCGTCGCCCCGGCCAACGCGAAGTCGGATCAGATCGTGCTCGAAGTGGGCCCCAACGGCTGCTACGCGATCAACACCAAGATCGTCACGCACGACCAGCTGGCCCAGGAACTGCGCGATATCTACGATCCGCGCCCGGACAAGATCATCTTCATCAAGGGCGATCCCAAGGTGAAGGTCCAGGACGTCATCGACGCCATGGATATCTCCCGCGGCGCCGGCGTCAAGGTCATCGGCGTGCCGCCCAAGGACACGCCGGGCTCCGCCGGCGGATCGTGTAAGAGCTGA
- a CDS encoding amino acid permease: protein MSNVTAKSDASSTQAPSGFVKAITLTDATMLVAGAMIGSGIFIVSADMGRSVGSPGWLLVAWLLTGVMTLFGALSYGELAAMFPRAGGQYIFLRESMSPLVGFLYGWTLFAVIQTGTIAAVGVAFGKFLGVLAPGVSPDRYAWFPHVDVCTAWLGCTDPSSAIQFGLSAQRVVALLAIALLTWINLRGVREGKFVQTSLTIIKTGALFLLMGLGLTVGRNAQAIAANFGSGHFWGHVDITGAWVVAFGAAFVGSLFSSDAWNNVTFAAAEVKNPQRNLPLALMLGTGLVTVLYFLTNVAYLNVLPFAGDPHGATVMARGITAATQDRVATAAMEQMFGASGSTMMAIGILISTFGCMNGLILAGARVYYAMARDGLFFKAAGTLSGRGVPAVGLVLQSVWTALLCLSGTYGQLLNYVIFANLVFYVLTTAGLFILRARRPDAERPYRVVGYPFVPALYLAMAAGVMILILMSPPSRTEAVSGLVIVAIGIPVYFLWRAVEKPAA from the coding sequence ATGTCGAACGTGACCGCCAAATCCGACGCGTCATCGACTCAGGCACCATCCGGATTCGTCAAGGCCATCACGCTCACCGATGCGACGATGCTCGTGGCCGGCGCCATGATCGGATCCGGCATCTTCATCGTCTCGGCCGACATGGGGCGGTCGGTGGGATCGCCCGGCTGGCTGCTCGTGGCCTGGCTGCTGACCGGGGTGATGACCCTCTTCGGCGCCCTCAGCTACGGCGAGCTGGCCGCGATGTTCCCCCGAGCCGGCGGCCAGTACATCTTCCTCAGAGAGTCCATGAGCCCGCTCGTGGGCTTTTTGTACGGATGGACCCTGTTCGCCGTGATCCAGACGGGGACGATCGCCGCCGTGGGCGTGGCGTTCGGCAAGTTCCTGGGCGTGCTCGCGCCCGGCGTCTCCCCCGATCGCTACGCCTGGTTCCCCCACGTCGACGTGTGCACGGCGTGGCTCGGCTGCACCGATCCGTCGAGCGCCATCCAGTTCGGGCTCTCCGCGCAGCGCGTGGTGGCCCTGCTCGCCATCGCCCTGCTCACCTGGATCAACCTGCGCGGCGTGCGCGAAGGCAAGTTCGTCCAGACGTCGCTCACGATCATCAAGACCGGCGCGCTCTTCCTGCTCATGGGCCTGGGCCTCACGGTGGGGCGCAATGCGCAGGCGATCGCGGCCAACTTCGGCAGCGGCCACTTCTGGGGCCACGTGGACATCACCGGCGCGTGGGTCGTGGCCTTCGGCGCGGCGTTCGTGGGCTCGCTGTTCTCCAGCGATGCCTGGAACAACGTCACGTTCGCGGCGGCGGAGGTGAAGAATCCGCAGCGCAACCTGCCGCTCGCGTTGATGCTCGGCACCGGGCTGGTCACGGTGTTGTATTTCCTCACCAACGTGGCGTACCTGAACGTCCTGCCGTTCGCCGGCGACCCGCACGGCGCCACGGTCATGGCCCGCGGCATCACGGCGGCCACGCAGGACCGCGTGGCCACGGCGGCCATGGAACAGATGTTCGGCGCGTCGGGAAGCACGATGATGGCGATCGGGATTCTGATCTCGACGTTCGGCTGCATGAACGGCCTCATTCTGGCCGGCGCCCGCGTGTACTACGCGATGGCCCGGGACGGACTGTTCTTCAAGGCCGCGGGCACGCTGAGCGGCCGCGGGGTGCCCGCCGTGGGGCTCGTGCTGCAGTCGGTCTGGACGGCACTGCTCTGCCTCAGCGGCACCTACGGGCAACTGCTCAACTATGTGATCTTCGCCAATCTCGTGTTCTACGTGCTCACCACGGCCGGGCTGTTCATCCTGCGGGCCCGGCGACCCGACGCCGAACGGCCGTACCGGGTGGTGGGCTACCCGTTCGTCCCGGCCCTGTACCTCGCGATGGCGGCGGGGGTTATGATTCTTATTCTGATGTCGCCGCCTTCCAGGACCGAAGCCGTTTCGGGCCTGGTGATCGTGGCCATCGGCATTCCCGTGTACTTCCTCTGGCGCGCGGTGGAGAAACCAGCCGCTTGA
- a CDS encoding ATP-binding protein, with translation MDRPAGPRQTWAVGDDGLTIELAARALRERRRSATAPFIVPLRAGERRGGILVVRLANAVTAAQRKFLNDVGSVLAPMLAQAERANRLEETVAAGTREIDEQRAFFERIVDTLPVGLYVIDRDFRVRAWNSKRETGLQGVARAEVLGHTIFDVLHRQPADVLRHEFQQLFDTGEIQQFQTESNATGEPRIYRLTKIPMRTGGGEITHAITIGEDITDWKQAEARIAQAEKLAALGTLAAGVMHEINNPLATIAAASESLDMRVREGALGGDALVPELYAVLGLIAHEVNRCSTIVGGVLDFSRPKPAQRERVAVNEIVERTLFLLGHHARFKQLEVAVALQPDLPPVIGNDEQLIQVVMALLLNAMDAMRDRGTIQVRTSREAGAVLIDVEDRGEGIRRADLPRIFEPFFTTKPVGRGTGLGLSVCYSIVSDHGGRIEVSSTFGHGSVFRIVLPEEAGR, from the coding sequence GTGGATCGTCCGGCCGGTCCCCGCCAGACGTGGGCGGTCGGCGACGATGGGCTCACCATCGAGCTCGCGGCCCGCGCCCTCCGCGAGCGGCGGCGCTCCGCGACCGCGCCGTTCATCGTGCCGCTCCGGGCGGGCGAACGCCGCGGCGGCATCCTGGTCGTCCGCCTGGCGAACGCCGTCACGGCCGCGCAGCGGAAGTTCCTGAACGACGTGGGCAGCGTGCTCGCGCCGATGCTCGCCCAGGCCGAGCGCGCCAATCGCCTCGAGGAAACGGTGGCCGCCGGCACGCGCGAGATCGACGAGCAGCGCGCCTTCTTCGAGCGCATCGTCGATACGCTGCCCGTGGGGCTCTACGTCATCGACCGCGACTTCCGCGTGCGCGCCTGGAACAGCAAGCGTGAGACGGGCCTGCAGGGCGTGGCCCGGGCCGAAGTCCTCGGCCACACGATCTTCGACGTGCTCCACCGCCAGCCGGCCGACGTGCTCCGCCACGAGTTCCAGCAGCTCTTCGATACGGGGGAGATCCAGCAGTTCCAGACCGAATCGAACGCCACCGGCGAGCCGCGCATCTACCGCCTCACCAAGATCCCCATGCGCACCGGCGGCGGCGAGATCACCCACGCGATCACGATCGGCGAGGACATCACCGACTGGAAACAGGCCGAGGCGCGCATCGCGCAGGCCGAGAAGCTCGCGGCGCTCGGCACGCTGGCCGCGGGCGTGATGCACGAGATCAACAATCCCCTGGCCACGATCGCCGCCGCGTCGGAATCGCTGGACATGCGGGTGCGGGAGGGCGCGCTGGGCGGCGACGCCCTGGTCCCCGAGCTCTACGCCGTGCTCGGCCTCATCGCGCACGAGGTGAATCGGTGCAGCACGATCGTCGGCGGCGTGCTCGATTTCAGCCGGCCCAAGCCGGCCCAGCGCGAACGCGTGGCGGTGAACGAGATCGTCGAGCGCACGCTGTTCCTGCTCGGCCACCATGCGCGGTTCAAGCAGCTCGAGGTGGCCGTCGCCCTGCAACCCGACCTCCCCCCGGTGATCGGGAACGACGAGCAGCTCATCCAGGTGGTGATGGCGCTCCTCCTCAACGCCATGGACGCGATGCGCGACCGCGGCACGATCCAGGTGCGCACCAGCCGCGAGGCGGGGGCGGTGCTGATCGACGTGGAGGACCGGGGCGAGGGCATCCGGCGCGCGGATCTGCCCCGGATCTTCGAGCCGTTCTTCACCACCAAGCCCGTGGGGCGGGGGACCGGTCTGGGGCTGTCGGTGTGCTATTCCATCGTGTCCGATCACGGTGGCCGCATCGAGGTGAGCAGCACCTTCGGCCACGGCTCCGTGTTCAGGATCGTGCTTCCCGAGGAGGCCGGGCGATGA
- a CDS encoding energy transducer TonB, producing the protein MFNNLIESKAKRQKTAGGMFMSLVVHTVLISAAVYGTLQAGQKFDKPKAEKVDFVKVEKKEAPPPEKKAPPPPDVVAAPPPPKGFQVLTAPIKIPDVLPKIDLSKSVTNENDFTGKGVAGGIAKGVVGGTAPPNESNTFFAFQVEKQVDMAPGNAPPHYPDMLRSANIEGEVIASFVVDTNGRADMSTFKVIKTTHELFSQAVKNALQNYRFYPAEIGGRKVKQLVQQPFQFSLSGR; encoded by the coding sequence ATGTTCAACAACCTCATCGAGTCGAAGGCCAAGAGGCAGAAGACGGCTGGCGGCATGTTCATGAGCCTGGTGGTGCACACCGTGCTCATCTCGGCCGCGGTCTACGGTACGCTGCAGGCCGGGCAGAAGTTCGACAAGCCCAAGGCCGAGAAGGTCGATTTCGTCAAGGTCGAGAAGAAGGAGGCGCCGCCGCCGGAGAAGAAGGCGCCGCCGCCGCCCGATGTGGTCGCAGCCCCACCGCCGCCCAAGGGCTTCCAGGTGCTCACCGCACCGATCAAGATTCCCGACGTGCTGCCGAAGATCGACCTCTCCAAGAGCGTCACCAACGAGAACGACTTCACCGGCAAGGGTGTGGCGGGCGGTATCGCCAAGGGTGTCGTCGGTGGCACCGCGCCGCCGAACGAGAGCAACACGTTCTTCGCCTTCCAGGTGGAGAAGCAGGTCGACATGGCGCCCGGCAACGCACCGCCGCACTATCCCGACATGCTCCGGTCGGCCAACATCGAGGGCGAAGTGATCGCCTCGTTCGTGGTCGACACCAACGGCCGGGCCGACATGAGCACGTTCAAGGTCATCAAGACCACCCATGAACTGTTCTCGCAGGCCGTCAAGAATGCGTTGCAGAATTATCGGTTCTACCCGGCGGAGATCGGTGGCCGCAAGGTGAAACAGCTCGTGCAGCAGCCGTTCCAGTTCAGCCTCAGCGGTCGGTAG
- a CDS encoding HAMP domain-containing sensor histidine kinase, translating to MNSTRTRLTTAYAGLLFATMIAFGAALYAARRASAIDELSARARDQAQTVLHIIVAAQTGGQQLTTILSRPITGPVIQPMPAMNELLAHVPGYFIVLDPQDRILYSSTTLRLFAQVDQDTVYNVGRALLAGGAGAVVPLPMDTLFHARLLVVSMSDTATGLNVSRVVAGVPTSTADLAPQLLIGTMLLLAPLVLIISLAAAYFLSARAFKPVEVIINEVEAITDGRSLHRRLPTDSADDELARLAETLNRMIARLQASFGALRRFTADASHELKTPLTVLRADIERAMHPGTPQADRLVALEEAMQEITRMADLVDSLLTLARADEGRFDLHRGPIHLEPIVRDVTETATILGEGAGLTVSLPLVEDAMVLGDAARLRQLFLNLVTNAIKYTPRGGKVEMTLSHRNNNAVAFAVRDSGLGISAADLPYVFERFWRADRVRSRASERGGFGLGLAIAQWIVQAHGGTLTVQSRLGRGSVFTVLLPMLADEGADAPPGEAQEA from the coding sequence ATGAACAGCACCCGCACCCGGCTCACCACGGCCTACGCCGGCCTCCTGTTCGCGACGATGATCGCCTTCGGCGCCGCGCTGTACGCCGCGCGCCGGGCGTCGGCCATCGACGAGCTGTCGGCGCGGGCCCGCGACCAGGCGCAGACGGTGCTCCACATCATCGTCGCCGCCCAGACCGGCGGCCAGCAGCTCACCACCATCCTGAGCCGCCCGATCACCGGGCCGGTGATCCAGCCCATGCCGGCGATGAACGAGCTGCTGGCGCACGTGCCCGGGTACTTCATCGTGCTCGATCCGCAGGACCGGATCCTGTACTCGTCCACCACGCTCCGGCTGTTCGCCCAGGTCGATCAGGACACTGTCTACAACGTGGGGCGGGCGCTCCTCGCCGGCGGTGCCGGCGCGGTGGTGCCGCTGCCCATGGACACGCTGTTCCACGCGCGGCTGCTCGTGGTGTCGATGAGCGATACCGCCACCGGGCTCAACGTGTCGCGCGTCGTGGCCGGCGTGCCCACGTCCACGGCCGACCTCGCGCCCCAGCTCCTCATCGGCACCATGCTGCTGCTGGCGCCGCTCGTGCTCATCATCTCGCTCGCCGCCGCGTACTTCCTGTCGGCCCGCGCGTTCAAGCCGGTGGAGGTGATCATCAACGAGGTCGAGGCGATCACCGACGGCCGCAGCCTCCACCGCCGGCTGCCCACCGACAGCGCCGACGACGAACTGGCCCGCCTGGCCGAAACGCTCAACCGGATGATCGCGCGCCTGCAGGCGTCGTTCGGCGCCCTGCGGCGGTTCACGGCCGACGCCAGCCACGAGCTCAAGACGCCGCTCACCGTGCTGCGGGCCGACATCGAGCGCGCCATGCACCCGGGCACGCCGCAGGCCGACCGCCTCGTCGCCCTCGAGGAGGCGATGCAGGAGATCACCCGCATGGCCGACCTCGTGGACAGCCTACTCACGCTCGCTCGCGCCGACGAGGGCCGCTTCGATCTGCACCGCGGGCCCATCCACCTCGAGCCCATCGTGCGCGATGTCACCGAGACGGCCACCATCCTCGGCGAGGGCGCCGGGCTCACCGTGTCGCTGCCGCTCGTGGAGGATGCCATGGTGTTGGGCGACGCCGCGCGCCTGCGCCAGCTGTTCCTGAACCTCGTCACCAACGCCATCAAGTACACGCCGCGGGGCGGCAAGGTGGAGATGACGTTGAGCCACCGGAACAACAACGCCGTGGCGTTCGCCGTCCGCGACTCCGGGCTGGGGATCTCGGCGGCCGATCTCCCCTATGTGTTCGAGCGGTTCTGGCGGGCCGACCGCGTGCGCTCGCGGGCGTCGGAGCGGGGCGGGTTCGGGCTCGGGCTGGCCATCGCGCAGTGGATCGTCCAGGCGCACGGCGGCACGCTCACCGTGCAGTCGCGCCTCGGGCGCGGGAGCGTGTTCACGGTGCTGCTGCCGATGCTCGCCGACGAGGGCGCCGACGCGCCGCCGGGCGAGGCGCAAGAGGCGTGA